From Planococcus halocryophilus, the proteins below share one genomic window:
- a CDS encoding heavy metal translocating P-type ATPase: MNSNNSHDDHEKHVPEHEHSHTEMSESEDHSNHDHQGHGGHGDMVADFKKRFFISLILTLPILALSPMIQHFLGVDWRFDNDLYILFVLSTIVFFYGGWPFLTGGIRELKDKNPGMMTLIALAITIAYGYSTMVVFGWDGNQLFWELATLVVIMLLGHWIEMRSIMGASNALEELIQLMPSEAHKLDENNKVHDVPLAEIQNNDRLLIKPGEKIPVDGLIIEGKSTVDESMLTGESLPIEKEEGNQVIGGSVNNEGSLTVEVEKTGEASYLSQVVKMVKEAQESKSKTQDLTNRAAKWLFYLAIVAGLVTFSVWILLGYPVDVAVERMVTVMVITCPHALGLAAPLVVAVSTSISAKKGLLIRNRAGFEDARHLNAVVFDKTGTLTKGEFGVTNIIPSGDYTEDEVLQFAAAIEQNSEHPIATGIVNSAKDQRLELKRVTDFESITGKGIQGQVEGQKINVVSPRYVTDNNLSFDEHMFNELSEEGKTVVFVLVKDQLAGMVALADIVRETAKEAVSALKEQGIHSIMLTGDNQKVADWVAKQLGIDEVYAEVLPEDKANQIKKIKDKGWKVAMTGDGVNDAPALATAHLGIAIGAGTDVAMETADVILVRSNPNDVVELMDLSKKTYRKMVQNLWWATGYNIFAIPLAAGVLAPWGIIVSPAVGAVLMSLSTIIVAINAKLLKA, encoded by the coding sequence ATGAATTCCAACAACTCACATGACGATCATGAAAAACATGTACCAGAACATGAGCATAGTCACACAGAAATGAGTGAAAGTGAAGATCATTCAAATCATGATCATCAAGGACACGGTGGACATGGTGATATGGTTGCAGATTTTAAAAAACGGTTTTTTATTTCCCTGATTTTAACTCTTCCGATTTTAGCATTATCTCCTATGATTCAACATTTTTTAGGAGTCGATTGGCGCTTTGACAATGATCTGTATATTTTATTTGTCTTATCAACTATCGTTTTCTTTTATGGAGGATGGCCATTTTTAACAGGAGGAATTCGTGAGCTTAAAGATAAAAATCCTGGCATGATGACCTTAATCGCTTTAGCAATTACCATAGCTTATGGATACAGTACAATGGTCGTCTTTGGTTGGGACGGCAATCAGTTGTTTTGGGAATTGGCTACATTAGTTGTTATTATGTTGCTTGGTCATTGGATAGAAATGCGTTCGATTATGGGAGCTTCTAATGCTTTAGAGGAATTAATCCAACTCATGCCAAGTGAAGCACATAAACTAGACGAGAATAACAAAGTTCATGATGTACCGTTAGCTGAAATTCAAAACAACGATCGATTGTTAATCAAACCAGGCGAAAAAATCCCAGTAGATGGATTGATTATTGAAGGGAAGTCAACAGTAGATGAATCTATGTTGACAGGTGAATCACTTCCTATTGAAAAAGAAGAAGGCAACCAAGTTATAGGTGGTTCAGTAAATAATGAAGGTTCTTTAACAGTCGAAGTTGAAAAAACAGGAGAAGCATCCTATTTATCACAAGTCGTCAAAATGGTGAAAGAAGCGCAAGAGTCAAAATCTAAAACACAAGATTTAACGAATCGCGCAGCTAAATGGCTATTTTACTTAGCTATAGTGGCAGGACTTGTAACATTTTCTGTGTGGATATTACTTGGTTACCCTGTGGATGTGGCAGTAGAACGAATGGTAACAGTTATGGTTATTACATGTCCTCATGCATTAGGATTAGCTGCTCCGCTGGTGGTCGCCGTTTCAACTTCGATTTCGGCTAAAAAAGGATTATTAATTCGAAATCGCGCAGGATTTGAAGACGCACGCCATTTAAACGCTGTTGTTTTTGATAAAACAGGCACGTTAACAAAAGGCGAGTTCGGCGTAACCAATATTATACCTAGCGGCGATTACACAGAAGATGAGGTTCTGCAGTTTGCTGCTGCGATTGAACAAAATTCAGAGCATCCCATTGCAACTGGTATTGTGAATTCTGCTAAAGATCAAAGACTTGAGCTGAAAAGAGTGACCGACTTTGAATCGATTACTGGAAAAGGCATTCAAGGACAAGTAGAAGGTCAGAAAATAAATGTAGTGAGCCCTAGATATGTGACTGATAATAATCTAAGTTTTGATGAACATATGTTTAATGAGTTATCAGAAGAAGGGAAAACAGTTGTATTTGTATTAGTCAAAGATCAACTCGCTGGAATGGTTGCATTAGCTGATATCGTAAGAGAAACTGCTAAAGAAGCCGTATCAGCATTAAAAGAACAAGGCATTCATTCAATTATGTTGACTGGAGACAATCAAAAAGTTGCCGATTGGGTAGCTAAACAACTCGGCATTGACGAAGTTTACGCAGAAGTGCTCCCAGAGGACAAAGCCAACCAAATCAAAAAGATTAAAGATAAAGGTTGGAAAGTGGCAATGACTGGAGATGGTGTCAATGACGCACCAGCGCTTGCGACCGCACATTTAGGAATTGCTATTGGTGCTGGAACGGATGTAGCAATGGAAACAGCTGACGTCATCCTTGTTCGAAGCAATCCGAATGATGTTGTTGAATTAATGGATTTATCGAAAAAAACTTACAGGAAAATGGTACAGAATTTATGGTGGGCAACAGGCTACAATATATTTGCCATTCCATTAGCTGCCGGTGTTCTAGCCCCGTGGGGAATTATTGTGAGTCCGGCAGTGGGTGCAGTATTAATGAGTTTAAGCACCATCATTGTTGCCATTAATGCGAAGCTATTAAAAGCATAG
- a CDS encoding murein hydrolase activator EnvC family protein — MKTKSKWVVTNISIVLALSMYAPTPNATTLSVLEKKQQETEQNKSELHSGIKEKTNAINTNQITLFEIMEKITELTNKINEMEYYITEIQEEINQRKIEIDEVEASIKAFENKIAERTELLKERARAIQMSGGSIDYIDVLLSANSFIDFIDRFSAVNTLIEADREIMLQQVEDTKLLAKQKTIVESKLVEQKNRQSKLKELNDSIAAQKKEHAEFVVELSAEQQRLAKAKSELENRFEEELELSEKLEKQIIAEQARLAELARKAEEERKRKAAEEERLRLATSNQSTANVANKIENSPLIRPAAGRHTSGFGGRDIGDGAETHLGYDIANATGTSVVAAADGYVSFAGVMGGYGNVVILTHSINGQTHATVYAHLNSINVSISQFVSQGQQVGGMGNTGRSTGTHVHFEVHVGPWNGSRSNAVDPAQYIW, encoded by the coding sequence TTGAAGACAAAATCAAAATGGGTGGTAACTAATATTTCAATTGTATTGGCCCTTTCCATGTACGCACCAACACCAAATGCAACTACATTAAGCGTGCTTGAGAAAAAGCAGCAAGAAACCGAACAAAATAAAAGTGAATTGCATTCTGGAATTAAAGAAAAAACAAATGCCATAAATACGAATCAAATAACGTTGTTTGAAATTATGGAGAAAATTACAGAATTAACGAATAAGATTAACGAAATGGAATATTATATCACGGAAATTCAAGAAGAAATTAATCAACGAAAAATTGAAATTGATGAGGTGGAAGCATCAATTAAAGCATTTGAAAACAAAATAGCGGAGCGCACAGAATTGTTAAAAGAGCGTGCACGTGCTATTCAAATGAGTGGCGGATCGATTGATTATATCGATGTATTGTTAAGTGCCAATAGTTTTATCGATTTTATCGACCGATTCTCAGCTGTAAACACATTAATAGAAGCAGATCGTGAAATCATGTTGCAACAAGTTGAAGATACTAAACTATTAGCTAAACAAAAAACAATCGTGGAATCCAAACTTGTAGAGCAAAAAAATCGGCAATCCAAACTTAAAGAACTGAACGATTCAATAGCAGCTCAAAAGAAAGAACATGCTGAATTTGTTGTAGAGTTATCAGCGGAACAACAGCGATTAGCAAAAGCAAAATCCGAATTAGAAAATCGGTTTGAAGAGGAATTGGAACTTAGCGAGAAACTAGAAAAACAAATCATTGCCGAACAAGCCCGCCTTGCTGAATTGGCTAGAAAAGCTGAAGAAGAACGTAAACGAAAAGCAGCCGAAGAAGAGCGGTTACGTCTAGCAACCAGCAATCAATCAACAGCGAATGTCGCGAATAAGATTGAAAACTCTCCTCTTATTAGACCAGCAGCGGGACGCCACACTTCTGGCTTTGGGGGGCGTGACATTGGAGATGGAGCTGAAACACATTTAGGCTATGATATTGCGAATGCAACAGGAACATCGGTTGTCGCAGCGGCAGATGGTTATGTCTCTTTTGCAGGAGTAATGGGCGGATATGGCAACGTGGTAATTCTTACACACTCTATCAACGGTCAAACCCATGCGACAGTTTATGCACACTTGAACTCGATAAACGTTTCGATCAGTCAATTTGTTTCACAAGGTCAACAAGTTGGAGGAATGGGGAACACGGGGCGTTCGACTGGAACTCATGTACATTTTGAAGTGCACGTAGGGCCTTGGAATGGATCAAGATCAAACGCTGTGGATCCAGCCCAATATATATGGTAA
- the spoIIP gene encoding stage II sporulation protein P yields MSEKNELTNTPIKSKKKISKLTGFFYILIIFIASLLLIALAFVYTGLKNDATSSAQSNNPNLSDSTDTNKSSFYFKLLNPFAEKQNATDSRVDSSLETGQLSSDEFQPPMKTFIDEKELSLDFNEELFDTISSGTNIDTGHSTFDKDVIYIYQSHSREAFLPYLKNVVEPEEAFHSKANVTLVGKMLGKALERRGIGTTVNSSDIVQELDSRGMDYGSSYFVSGEQVKAAIQDNPNLEIFIDIHRDSLRKDSTTVNVNGSDYARLLFIVGTGHKEFEKNLSFAKELQLQLETQYPNLSKGILEKDKSQGNGVYNQDLAANAVIIEIGGVDNTVEELYLTVEAFADVLSTNYWHK; encoded by the coding sequence GTGTCGGAAAAAAATGAACTAACTAATACACCAATAAAAAGCAAAAAGAAAATCTCGAAATTAACAGGATTCTTCTATATACTGATCATCTTCATAGCCAGTTTATTGCTAATTGCTTTAGCATTCGTCTACACAGGTTTAAAAAATGATGCCACAAGTAGTGCGCAATCTAATAACCCGAATTTGTCGGATTCGACCGATACAAACAAGTCATCATTTTATTTTAAGTTACTCAATCCGTTTGCAGAAAAACAAAACGCTACCGACTCTAGAGTAGATTCCAGTTTAGAAACCGGGCAGCTATCAAGTGATGAATTTCAGCCGCCTATGAAAACTTTTATAGATGAAAAGGAGTTATCATTAGATTTTAATGAAGAGCTGTTTGATACTATAAGTTCTGGTACGAATATCGACACGGGACATTCAACTTTTGACAAAGACGTCATCTATATTTATCAGAGTCATAGTAGAGAAGCATTTTTACCATATTTAAAAAACGTAGTTGAGCCTGAAGAAGCTTTTCATTCAAAAGCAAATGTAACTTTAGTGGGGAAGATGCTAGGAAAAGCGCTAGAACGAAGAGGAATAGGAACAACGGTAAATTCTTCAGATATTGTCCAAGAACTGGATTCAAGAGGAATGGACTACGGAAGTTCATACTTTGTGTCGGGGGAACAAGTAAAAGCAGCAATACAAGATAATCCGAACTTAGAAATTTTCATAGATATCCACCGAGATTCTTTGCGCAAAGATTCCACAACGGTCAACGTAAACGGAAGCGATTATGCACGGTTACTTTTTATAGTGGGTACAGGACATAAAGAGTTTGAAAAAAACTTGTCTTTCGCAAAAGAATTGCAACTGCAGCTAGAAACACAATATCCTAACTTATCAAAAGGAATACTAGAAAAAGATAAGAGCCAAGGAAACGGCGTTTACAATCAGGACTTAGCTGCCAACGCGGTTATTATTGAGATAGGTGGAGTTGATAATACGGTAGAAGAACTTTACCTGACTGTCGAAGCATTTGCTGATGTCTTGAGTACTAATTATTGGCATAAATAA
- a CDS encoding FAD-dependent oxidoreductase, which yields MKTLVLVGGGHAHLHCLEQLKNDVRNDWRVLLISPSPYQYYSGMFSGYTEGVYSLDDIRIDLIKLCQNIGVEFSEDAITAVDANAQELRGANGAVYTYDFVSFDIGSQTAVPEAIKNHALSIKPNYRFPDHLVKTRESVHPVIVGGGASGVELAFSILSWRKQNQLSNNVALFSSTDLLVSQGAAASKKIETIATQKRLPFYSGTGIESVDENNVTTSAGDSHPQSEVLWLTGPKSFDLFQTSGLPTDENGYLLVNEMLQNNQHPEIFGAGDCVTIDQYPALAKNGVYAVRQGPILWENLKKSLSKGQLVRFTPQKRYVSILSTGDGEAFLSYGNQLFHGKIPWKIKQYIDRKFMKRYKDLYE from the coding sequence ATGAAGACACTTGTATTAGTAGGAGGCGGACATGCACATTTGCACTGCCTAGAACAATTAAAGAATGATGTTCGAAATGACTGGCGTGTCTTGTTAATCTCACCGTCCCCTTATCAATATTATTCGGGAATGTTTTCTGGATATACAGAAGGCGTGTATAGTTTGGATGATATTCGGATTGACTTAATCAAATTATGCCAAAACATTGGTGTTGAATTTAGTGAAGATGCAATTACTGCTGTTGATGCAAATGCTCAAGAGCTAAGGGGTGCAAACGGCGCGGTTTATACGTATGATTTCGTATCGTTTGATATTGGCTCTCAAACTGCTGTTCCAGAAGCGATTAAAAATCATGCATTATCGATCAAACCGAATTACCGCTTCCCCGATCACCTAGTAAAGACTCGAGAATCTGTCCATCCGGTAATAGTGGGAGGCGGTGCATCAGGTGTAGAACTAGCATTTTCAATCCTGTCTTGGCGAAAACAAAATCAGTTGTCTAACAATGTTGCGTTGTTTAGTTCTACTGATTTATTGGTTAGTCAAGGAGCTGCAGCTTCAAAGAAAATTGAAACGATTGCTACGCAAAAAAGATTGCCGTTTTATTCAGGTACGGGGATTGAGTCTGTTGATGAAAATAACGTCACAACAAGCGCAGGCGATAGTCATCCGCAATCAGAAGTCTTATGGCTAACAGGCCCGAAAAGTTTCGATTTATTCCAAACCTCCGGATTGCCTACTGATGAGAACGGCTATTTGCTAGTGAACGAGATGTTGCAAAACAATCAACATCCTGAAATTTTCGGAGCTGGAGATTGTGTCACCATTGATCAGTACCCTGCTCTAGCTAAAAACGGCGTTTACGCTGTTCGACAAGGTCCAATTCTTTGGGAAAACTTAAAAAAGAGCTTATCTAAAGGCCAATTAGTGCGGTTCACCCCTCAAAAAAGATATGTATCAATACTGTCTACAGGCGATGGCGAAGCTTTTTTATCTTATGGAAACCAACTTTTTCATGGCAAAATCCCGTGGAAGATCAAACAGTATATTGACCGTAAATTTATGAAACGGTATAAAGATCTTTACGAATAA
- a CDS encoding CDP-alcohol phosphatidyltransferase family protein has protein sequence MLDTHARKHVQPIVDKSADFLLKRGFTANGVTKIALAIGLSSGLFIYLDQPLWAVIVLWLSGYLDVVDGTMARKTKLSPWGTLLDISFDRIVEISVILGLAFRFPDAMWALLLLSTSIIVAMTVFLTVGALSDKNGVKSFYYQAGLAERTEGFILFTLMIVFSTYLIAITLVFIAIQLFTIYQRMAEAKRILK, from the coding sequence ATGCTCGATACCCATGCACGAAAACATGTACAACCTATTGTTGATAAATCAGCTGATTTCTTACTGAAAAGAGGCTTTACAGCCAATGGCGTGACCAAAATCGCATTAGCTATCGGCCTTTCATCAGGTCTCTTCATTTACCTCGATCAACCTCTTTGGGCAGTCATTGTACTTTGGTTATCTGGCTATTTGGATGTTGTTGATGGGACCATGGCCCGAAAAACCAAACTTTCTCCTTGGGGAACATTATTAGATATTAGCTTTGACCGCATAGTAGAAATTAGCGTGATTTTAGGACTAGCCTTTCGCTTTCCAGACGCCATGTGGGCGCTATTATTGTTAAGCACCTCCATTATCGTTGCCATGACTGTCTTTCTAACTGTGGGGGCTTTGTCCGATAAAAACGGCGTTAAGTCTTTCTACTATCAAGCGGGGCTAGCTGAAAGAACAGAAGGCTTTATATTGTTTACCCTAATGATTGTCTTTTCAACATATTTAATAGCCATTACCTTGGTTTTTATCGCGATTCAACTTTTCACCATTTACCAACGAATGGCTGAAGCGAAACGAATTTTAAAGTAG
- a CDS encoding FAD-dependent oxidoreductase, with protein sequence MVKKYDIAIIGAGAAGLTAAFTAAGFSKSVVLIDKNLPGGECTWSGCIPSKSLINIAKEVHHAKKYTPNLQVDTSVVLADIQDVIQKVYAGESPEVLKESGIDFINSYAKFIEPHALEVDNERIEAKKIILSTGSSPMVPPIDGLDQVSYLTNETIFTQKTFPKTMTILGGGAIGVELSQALNRLGVNVTLVEKFERILPKDEEELVLMIQQRLIDEGVTIHTCATAVRAEQNGEIIDLIIEKDGSEMTVSGEGLLVALGRQANVKGYGLKTAGVEFNSKSIQVDEHLETTAKGIYAIGDVVGPYQLSHMANAQGILATQNAILPINRKMDYEHVTWCTYTDPELGRSGLSEEEAREKYGDSIRIYEHEYADLDRANTKKDSIGKVKLILDKKGYILGASILGDRAGEIISQIQTIKTLNINMGKLSGVIHPYPTYSEVLVKIGKKVFVDNLLNQPVVKTFNKAKAGELPAEKIGIYGAAAAVGLSIANLLVHNNIKPKLGVENGRLKEMPSTPNAISSQTTEQAMHVPAWPYNGNKHRAKQSLIEMLENYDDIHIQQNDKNYVRAVAISKPLRFKDDIEFYFNDAAERIEFRSASRAGHSDWGVNRERYDDMRSRYFNILAQKRNV encoded by the coding sequence ATGGTTAAAAAATATGATATTGCCATAATAGGAGCTGGCGCAGCCGGATTAACTGCTGCTTTTACAGCAGCAGGGTTTTCTAAAAGCGTCGTACTAATCGATAAAAACTTACCTGGCGGAGAATGTACATGGTCGGGCTGTATTCCAAGTAAATCACTTATTAATATCGCAAAAGAAGTACATCATGCGAAAAAATATACCCCGAATTTACAAGTAGACACTTCAGTTGTTTTAGCAGACATTCAAGACGTCATTCAAAAAGTCTATGCAGGCGAATCCCCAGAAGTGCTAAAAGAATCTGGCATTGATTTTATTAATAGCTATGCGAAATTCATCGAACCTCATGCATTAGAAGTAGATAACGAACGCATTGAAGCGAAGAAAATCATTCTTTCGACAGGATCTTCTCCAATGGTGCCGCCAATTGACGGGTTAGATCAAGTTTCTTATTTGACGAATGAAACCATTTTTACTCAAAAAACATTCCCGAAAACGATGACTATTCTCGGTGGCGGAGCAATTGGTGTAGAACTGAGCCAAGCATTAAATCGTCTTGGAGTTAACGTAACACTTGTAGAAAAGTTCGAGCGAATTTTACCAAAAGACGAGGAAGAGCTCGTGTTGATGATTCAGCAACGTTTAATCGATGAAGGTGTAACGATTCATACCTGCGCTACTGCTGTTCGTGCAGAGCAAAATGGAGAAATCATTGATTTAATCATCGAAAAAGACGGTAGTGAAATGACGGTTAGCGGGGAAGGGCTTCTAGTAGCGCTTGGTCGTCAAGCAAATGTTAAAGGCTATGGGTTGAAAACAGCCGGTGTCGAATTCAATTCGAAAAGCATTCAAGTTGACGAGCATTTAGAAACGACTGCAAAAGGCATTTATGCGATTGGCGATGTGGTTGGTCCGTATCAACTGTCGCATATGGCAAATGCACAAGGAATTTTAGCAACACAAAATGCCATTTTACCGATTAATCGAAAAATGGACTACGAGCATGTGACGTGGTGTACATATACAGATCCTGAGCTCGGCAGATCCGGCTTGTCCGAAGAAGAAGCCCGTGAGAAATACGGCGATTCCATTCGTATATACGAGCACGAATATGCTGACTTGGACCGTGCCAATACGAAAAAAGACAGCATCGGGAAAGTGAAACTGATTTTAGATAAAAAAGGCTATATTTTAGGAGCGAGTATTCTTGGTGATCGAGCAGGTGAAATCATTAGCCAAATTCAAACCATTAAAACGTTAAACATTAATATGGGCAAATTATCAGGTGTAATTCACCCGTACCCAACTTATAGTGAAGTATTGGTGAAAATCGGGAAAAAGGTTTTCGTAGACAATTTATTAAACCAACCTGTTGTAAAAACGTTCAACAAAGCGAAAGCTGGAGAATTACCTGCAGAAAAAATTGGAATTTATGGAGCCGCAGCAGCAGTTGGACTCAGCATTGCAAACTTACTCGTTCACAACAATATTAAACCCAAACTCGGCGTGGAAAATGGCCGTTTAAAAGAAATGCCTTCAACACCGAACGCTATCTCGTCTCAAACAACTGAGCAAGCCATGCATGTACCGGCATGGCCTTATAACGGCAATAAACATAGAGCAAAACAAAGTTTAATTGAGATGCTCGAAAATTATGATGACATTCACATTCAGCAAAACGATAAAAATTACGTCCGGGCAGTAGCTATATCCAAACCCCTTAGATTTAAAGACGACATTGAATTTTACTTTAATGATGCCGCAGAGCGAATTGAGTTCCGGTCAGCTTCTCGCGCAGGTCATTCAGATTGGGGCGTTAACCGAGAGCGCTATGATGACATGAGAAGTCGATACTTTAACATTTTGGCTCAAAAGCGAAACGTATGA
- a CDS encoding TVP38/TMEM64 family protein, translating into MKKSKGLQIAKWFGIAALIGIAIWLSRSVFQVDANDLRNWILSFGLWSPIFYILIYTVRPLIFFPASVLSIAGGLAFGAWLGTLYTIIGATLGAMLSFYVAKTLGKSFVRKYRTGNVGKIQSQMEQNGFFYVLLFRFIPVINFDLISYVAAFAKVRFTSFALATFIGIIPGTFAYNFLGSSFVSGNPKIIILAVVVFVILTVVPIALRNRWNKKQTLNK; encoded by the coding sequence ATGAAAAAGAGCAAAGGCTTGCAAATAGCCAAATGGTTTGGGATTGCTGCATTAATCGGCATCGCGATTTGGCTCAGCCGCTCAGTTTTCCAAGTAGATGCCAACGATCTTCGTAATTGGATTTTGTCATTTGGTTTATGGTCTCCCATTTTTTACATCCTCATTTATACTGTTCGGCCGCTCATCTTTTTTCCAGCATCGGTTTTATCGATTGCGGGCGGCTTAGCATTTGGGGCTTGGCTAGGCACACTTTACACCATTATCGGTGCGACTCTTGGAGCCATGTTATCTTTTTACGTTGCCAAAACTTTAGGGAAAAGCTTTGTTCGCAAATATCGGACCGGTAATGTCGGTAAAATTCAATCTCAAATGGAACAAAACGGCTTTTTCTACGTCTTGTTATTTCGTTTCATTCCCGTCATTAATTTCGATTTAATCAGTTATGTCGCGGCTTTTGCCAAAGTCCGTTTTACGTCTTTCGCGTTGGCTACATTCATTGGAATTATCCCGGGTACGTTTGCTTATAATTTTTTGGGCAGTAGTTTTGTTAGCGGAAACCCGAAAATCATCATTCTCGCCGTCGTTGTTTTCGTTATACTAACAGTAGTACCAATTGCTTTACGCAATCGGTGGAACAAAAAACAAACACTCAATAAATAA
- a CDS encoding ABC transporter substrate-binding protein gives MKNSVFLASAFLMLTLSACSQNEDDQTAKETDQLLTSDWQTIADSATEQQVNMYMWGGSDNINRYIDEWVAPRLKKDHDVELNRVPMNDSQDIINQLVDEKFAGKLNGSMDIIWINGENFKTAKDNDLLWGSFSGQLPNFNDFIDKDAPEIANDFGEPVEGLEAPWGKAQFVFVHDESKSPNPPKSTDELAEWVQENPGQFTYPALPDFTGSAFVRHVLYETTGGYEQYQQPAASITDLETRLEPMWDYLNSIEPYLWRGGETYPESLAKQDQLYASGEIGITMSYDPALAASEVLKGRFPESTRTFVLDGGTLSNTHFLSIPFNSSAKAGAMVAINEMLSPEAQTAKLSPENWGDLSALDLNLLSLEQQDAMNAVDLGVATLSLAELEEHRLPELSSDYIEIIEKGWLQHVAKE, from the coding sequence ATGAAGAACTCCGTGTTTTTAGCATCAGCCTTTCTAATGCTGACTTTATCCGCTTGTTCTCAAAACGAGGATGATCAAACAGCTAAAGAAACAGATCAATTACTGACAAGTGATTGGCAAACGATTGCGGATTCCGCAACAGAGCAGCAAGTAAATATGTATATGTGGGGTGGCAGCGACAACATTAATCGTTATATCGATGAATGGGTAGCACCTCGCTTGAAAAAAGACCATGACGTTGAATTAAACCGTGTCCCGATGAACGATTCTCAAGACATCATCAATCAATTGGTTGATGAAAAATTTGCTGGCAAGTTGAATGGCAGTATGGACATCATTTGGATCAACGGTGAAAATTTCAAAACGGCTAAAGACAATGATTTGTTGTGGGGTAGTTTCAGTGGGCAATTACCGAATTTCAACGATTTTATCGATAAAGATGCGCCTGAAATCGCTAATGATTTCGGTGAACCTGTAGAAGGACTCGAAGCCCCATGGGGCAAAGCGCAATTTGTTTTTGTGCATGATGAAAGCAAATCGCCAAACCCACCCAAATCTACGGATGAATTAGCCGAATGGGTTCAAGAAAACCCAGGGCAGTTTACGTATCCGGCGTTACCTGATTTTACGGGCAGTGCTTTTGTCCGCCACGTGTTGTATGAAACGACAGGTGGATATGAACAATACCAGCAACCGGCTGCGTCTATCACGGACTTAGAAACAAGGTTAGAGCCGATGTGGGATTATTTAAATAGCATCGAGCCGTATTTATGGCGGGGCGGAGAAACCTATCCTGAAAGTTTAGCGAAACAAGATCAATTGTATGCAAGTGGTGAAATTGGCATAACGATGAGTTACGACCCTGCACTTGCTGCGAGTGAAGTCTTGAAAGGTCGTTTTCCTGAGTCAACCCGCACATTTGTTTTAGACGGTGGAACTCTTTCTAATACCCATTTTTTGTCGATTCCATTCAATTCTTCTGCGAAAGCGGGAGCGATGGTCGCTATCAACGAAATGTTGTCACCTGAAGCTCAAACGGCGAAACTATCTCCTGAAAACTGGGGAGATTTGTCTGCACTTGACTTAAATTTATTGTCTCTTGAACAACAAGACGCAATGAATGCGGTCGACTTAGGCGTAGCCACTTTGTCATTAGCGGAATTAGAAGAGCACCGACTCCCAGAACTATCATCAGACTATATTGAAATTATCGAAAAAGGATGGTTACAACATGTGGCAAAAGAATAA
- a CDS encoding ABC transporter permease, translating into MWQKNKPYLLLFPTIGTIVLLFFGGLFDGFLKSLGYFPALDQTDFNFTAYHHLFSSSEFWASFNLTFRVALLSSFLAAVLGAVIAISLFMMNESANGSSSSIWYRLFQLPLTIPHLVGGYIIVLLFMQSGFLSRIATNLGFIDTISEFPVLVNDSFGWGIILTYAWKEAPFISLMIYPVLSRIHRSWRDVSRVFGASRWNYVREIVVPVMMPAWTIATFIVFVFTFSAFEVPFLLGVTYPSTLPVYSYQLYTSGTLTDRPEALAVNIILASFTVIMGLVVYAVNKRWNALKGWD; encoded by the coding sequence ATGTGGCAAAAGAATAAACCGTATCTTTTGTTGTTTCCTACCATCGGAACCATCGTCCTCCTGTTTTTCGGGGGACTTTTTGATGGATTTTTAAAAAGTCTCGGCTATTTTCCGGCACTTGATCAAACTGATTTTAACTTTACAGCTTATCACCATCTATTCAGCTCATCTGAATTTTGGGCATCGTTTAATTTAACCTTTCGTGTGGCATTATTGTCTTCATTTCTTGCTGCAGTTTTGGGTGCAGTTATTGCGATTTCTTTATTTATGATGAACGAATCTGCTAATGGTAGTAGTTCGTCCATTTGGTACAGATTGTTTCAATTGCCGTTAACGATTCCACATCTAGTTGGTGGCTATATTATCGTATTGTTGTTTATGCAAAGTGGTTTTCTTTCTCGAATTGCTACCAATCTCGGCTTTATCGATACAATCTCAGAGTTTCCTGTTTTGGTAAACGATTCATTTGGTTGGGGCATCATCTTGACTTATGCTTGGAAAGAAGCGCCATTTATTTCACTAATGATTTATCCAGTGTTGTCTCGAATCCATCGCTCGTGGCGTGATGTGTCACGCGTATTCGGTGCAAGTCGCTGGAATTATGTACGCGAAATTGTTGTTCCTGTCATGATGCCTGCATGGACGATTGCGACATTTATCGTTTTTGTTTTTACGTTTTCTGCTTTTGAAGTCCCGTTTTTACTTGGTGTTACATACCCAAGCACGTTACCAGTGTATTCCTATCAACTCTATACAAGTGGAACGTTAACGGACCGACCAGAAGCACTCGCAGTCAATATCATTTTGGCAAGTTTCACCGTAATTATGGGGTTAGTTGTTTACGCAGTTAATAAACGATGGAACGCTTTAAAGGGGTGGGATTGA